In Deltaproteobacteria bacterium, one DNA window encodes the following:
- a CDS encoding MotA/TolQ/ExbB proton channel family protein, giving the protein MYAMIVKGGWVMIPIALCSVVALAIFLERLWSLRRSRVIPRDFLIEVEDLIRREKIPEAITRCRTDESSMANIILAGIRHFGKRREVIKESIQEVGRKEASVLERYINVIGTIAVISPLLGLLGTVTGMIKAFEVITMRGVGNPGDLAGGISEALITTAAGLIVAIPTYVVYRYLADKADALIMEMEENSIRVADLLKER; this is encoded by the coding sequence ATGTATGCTATGATAGTGAAAGGGGGATGGGTCATGATCCCGATCGCCCTGTGTTCTGTAGTTGCCCTTGCCATTTTCCTGGAGCGCTTGTGGAGCCTGCGAAGAAGCAGGGTGATACCGAGGGATTTCCTCATAGAGGTGGAGGATCTCATTCGCCGAGAGAAAATACCCGAGGCTATTACCAGGTGCCGAACCGATGAATCGTCCATGGCGAATATCATCCTCGCCGGCATCCGCCATTTTGGGAAGCGAAGGGAGGTCATCAAGGAGAGCATTCAGGAGGTGGGACGGAAGGAGGCCTCGGTCCTGGAACGCTACATAAACGTCATCGGCACGATCGCCGTAATCTCCCCTCTTCTCGGTCTATTGGGTACCGTGACGGGAATGATCAAAGCCTTCGAGGTGATTACCATGCGTGGAGTGGGGAATCCCGGCGATCTGGCCGGAGGGATATCAGAGGCTTTGATAACCACGGCGGCAGGACTGATTGTTGCCATTCCCACTTATGTAGTCTATCGTTACTTGGCGGACAAGGCTGACGCATTGATAATGGAGATGGAAGAGAACTCCATTCGAGTGGCCGATCTTCTGAAGGAGAGGTAG
- a CDS encoding biopolymer transporter ExbD yields the protein MQFKKTKRVDPRMDITPLIDVVLLLVIFFMLTTTFVGAPAIKVNLPKSSAREIAKERKEVKVTITKDGKLYVDRETGGPISLKELRKVLNKVARENRDTMVIIRADENTIHGNVVAVMDVAKNAGLNRLAIATKLGKRGRR from the coding sequence ATGCAGTTCAAGAAGACAAAACGGGTGGATCCTAGAATGGACATCACCCCCCTGATTGATGTGGTCCTTCTTCTGGTGATCTTCTTCATGCTGACTACCACCTTTGTGGGTGCGCCGGCCATCAAGGTCAACCTGCCCAAATCTTCAGCCAGGGAAATAGCCAAGGAGCGGAAGGAGGTCAAGGTAACTATCACGAAAGACGGCAAACTCTATGTGGATCGAGAGACGGGTGGTCCAATAAGCCTGAAAGAACTCAGGAAGGTTCTCAACAAGGTGGCCAGGGAGAACCGGGACACCATGGTCATTATCCGTGCCGATGAGAACACCATCCATGGAAATGTCGTGGCAGTCATGGACGTCGCGAAGAATGCGGGTTTGAACAGGCTCGCCATCGCAACGAAACTCGGAAAGAGAGGAAGAAGGTAG
- a CDS encoding energy transducer TonB produces MKNTVGKGLLIFLFCSLAIHLLLAMALPDFMGNDSGIIPIQLLGSRGVDLEVLPQPVAGRLREAGRKGVQPDTKVPPVDLLVLEKRMEELSLGENLKAPSADVLFAPVQKAASKEQALQAWPFYKEVAKAFEEARGSGQPYPGPELAVEIGADALKNENVEVDPGEQRVMARLCLTAAKKIPGKGKNGKLGISGPVSRRELTYVPPVPDVKARIETEFEMKFWVRPDGTIDRVIPLNRAGDVELERVAANYLRKWRFRAIPANKPQIEQWGTVTIKFRLQ; encoded by the coding sequence TTGAAGAACACCGTTGGGAAGGGCCTGTTGATCTTTCTTTTCTGTTCCCTTGCCATCCATCTCCTACTGGCAATGGCGCTGCCCGATTTCATGGGGAACGATTCGGGTATCATCCCGATTCAGCTTCTAGGATCGAGGGGAGTGGACCTGGAGGTCTTGCCCCAGCCCGTTGCGGGAAGGTTACGTGAAGCCGGCCGGAAGGGAGTCCAGCCTGATACGAAGGTGCCCCCTGTGGACTTGCTTGTCTTGGAAAAGAGAATGGAGGAGTTGAGTCTGGGAGAGAACCTGAAAGCCCCCTCTGCCGATGTGCTCTTTGCTCCTGTGCAGAAGGCGGCGTCCAAAGAACAGGCTCTGCAGGCTTGGCCTTTCTACAAGGAGGTGGCCAAGGCCTTCGAAGAGGCGAGGGGATCGGGTCAACCTTACCCGGGCCCTGAGTTGGCCGTGGAGATTGGTGCCGATGCTCTCAAGAATGAGAACGTCGAGGTCGATCCGGGTGAACAGAGGGTGATGGCACGCCTCTGCCTGACAGCCGCAAAGAAGATCCCGGGAAAAGGGAAGAACGGGAAGCTTGGAATCTCAGGGCCGGTCTCTCGACGAGAGCTCACCTATGTCCCGCCCGTACCGGATGTGAAGGCCCGGATTGAAACCGAGTTCGAGATGAAATTCTGGGTCCGCCCGGACGGGACGATAGATCGGGTTATCCCTCTGAACCGGGCCGGAGATGTTGAACTCGAAAGGGTGGCTGCAAACTACCTCCGAAAGTGGCGCTTTCGAGCCATTCCTGCCAACAAGCCCCAGATCGAACAGTGGGGGACTGTAACCATCAAGTTCAGGCTTCAATAG
- a CDS encoding HAD-IIIA family hydrolase, translated as MRRRACGLRLLLFDVDGVMTDGGVILVGRTGEAKRFDIQDGMGVTLARAAGLKVGIITGRVSMPVDRRAKELSMDEVCQGYFHKEDALEMLIEKHGLNPLQIGYVGDDILDLPVMRRVGLPVAVSNACPEVKDHSVYVTRARGGYGAVREVVDWLLELRGEKEAVYRRFAAGRREKP; from the coding sequence ATGAGAAGGCGGGCCTGCGGGCTCCGTCTCCTGCTATTCGACGTCGACGGTGTGATGACGGACGGGGGCGTGATCCTTGTGGGCCGGACGGGGGAGGCCAAACGGTTCGACATCCAAGACGGCATGGGGGTGACTCTGGCCCGGGCAGCAGGTCTGAAAGTGGGAATCATCACCGGTCGGGTATCCATGCCCGTTGATCGTCGTGCTAAAGAACTGAGCATGGACGAGGTATGCCAGGGTTATTTCCACAAGGAAGACGCCCTGGAGATGCTGATCGAAAAACACGGCCTCAATCCCTTGCAGATCGGCTACGTGGGGGACGATATTCTCGACCTTCCCGTAATGAGGCGGGTCGGGTTGCCCGTAGCCGTCTCCAACGCCTGTCCCGAGGTGAAAGACCACAGCGTCTATGTCACTCGGGCAAGGGGAGGATACGGTGCCGTCCGTGAAGTGGTCGACTGGCTCCTGGAACTCAGAGGGGAGAAAGAGGCTGTCTACCGGCGTTTTGCGGCAGGAAGACGGGAAAAACCCTGA
- a CDS encoding CBS domain-containing protein, with product MELFIDSVDLDEIRAALDFGFLQGITTTPTFMHREGIRDVDGAIVELSKIAEQLHVEALGRTCSEILAEAERISALPGLAKTPTFKIPVTNEGLKAAYRLTQRGEKTNIHLVYTLNQAYLAAESGAGYVCPLVGRLHDQGHDSFAMIEQAVNMVERYRYPTKIMVSSVRHLEHVRMAILCGAHAITVPWRVLRILSENVLTGRGISDFSLHTKLTTYTVRQIIRPANPVVSEGATVAEAAIEMTKSRLGAVSIVDGDGRLIGILTDGDLRRLIDRGDLAQEKVARLMSRNPRWVSEETLLQDALERLRQAQVDNLVVVDADTRPVGMIDVQDLLREGLIE from the coding sequence ATGGAACTCTTCATTGACTCGGTGGACCTCGATGAAATCAGAGCCGCTCTCGATTTCGGCTTCCTCCAGGGGATCACCACGACACCGACTTTCATGCACCGAGAGGGTATCCGCGACGTGGATGGTGCGATCGTGGAGCTGTCCAAGATTGCCGAGCAACTCCACGTCGAGGCTTTGGGCAGGACCTGTTCCGAAATCCTGGCCGAGGCCGAGCGGATCTCGGCTCTGCCGGGATTGGCAAAGACACCGACCTTCAAGATCCCGGTTACCAACGAAGGTCTCAAGGCCGCTTACCGGCTGACCCAGCGGGGAGAGAAGACGAACATTCATCTGGTCTACACCCTTAATCAGGCCTATCTGGCGGCCGAATCGGGGGCCGGTTATGTCTGTCCCTTGGTGGGCCGGCTGCACGACCAGGGCCACGATTCTTTCGCCATGATCGAACAAGCGGTCAACATGGTGGAGAGATACCGTTATCCTACCAAGATTATGGTCTCATCGGTCCGGCACTTGGAGCACGTGCGCATGGCGATCCTATGTGGAGCCCATGCGATCACGGTTCCCTGGAGAGTTCTGAGGATCCTTTCCGAGAACGTGCTCACCGGCCGTGGCATAAGCGATTTCAGCCTCCACACCAAGCTCACCACCTATACGGTGCGCCAGATCATCCGCCCGGCCAATCCCGTCGTCTCCGAGGGTGCAACCGTCGCCGAGGCGGCCATCGAGATGACCAAGTCCAGGCTGGGAGCTGTCTCCATCGTGGACGGCGATGGACGTCTGATCGGGATACTGACGGACGGCGACCTCCGGCGTTTGATAGACCGGGGTGACCTAGCCCAGGAGAAAGTGGCCCGCCTGATGTCGCGGAACCCGAGGTGGGTGTCGGAAGAGACCCTTCTACAGGACGCTCTGGAACGGCTCCGCCAGGCTCAGGTCGACAACCTGGTGGTGGTTGATGCCGACACCAGACCTGTTGGTATGATCGACGTCCAAGATCTGCTCCGGGAGGGACTGATCGAATGA
- the kdsA gene encoding 3-deoxy-8-phosphooctulonate synthase: MTLIDPVALVEVSGIPCGRIHLFLISGPCVIEGPEVMKRTAETLGRIGARLGVPVIFKSSFQKDNRSSAEYYRGPGLDEGLRILDQIRSEFGLPVMSDVHHLGQVAAAGQVLDLIQIPAYLCMQTDLAEAVARTGKAVNIKRGQFLAPENISKPVKKIERMGNRRILVTERGYTFGYNDLIVDPRSFHIMRQAGYPVVFDVTHAVRRYGIPSSDPRGGSREYLPVLGRAGVAAGVDGLFIECHPNPPEARCDASSQMYLDDLEEYLKPLLEINAIVKEG, from the coding sequence ATGACATTGATCGACCCGGTGGCTCTTGTCGAAGTATCAGGGATTCCCTGCGGTAGGATCCATCTCTTCCTTATCTCCGGTCCATGTGTGATTGAAGGGCCGGAGGTAATGAAACGGACGGCCGAAACCCTCGGCCGGATCGGAGCACGCCTCGGAGTCCCTGTGATCTTCAAGAGTTCGTTCCAGAAGGACAACCGGAGCTCGGCCGAGTACTACCGCGGCCCGGGACTCGATGAGGGACTGAGAATTCTCGATCAGATCCGTTCCGAGTTCGGTCTGCCTGTCATGTCTGATGTCCATCACCTGGGCCAGGTTGCGGCGGCAGGCCAGGTACTCGACCTCATCCAGATTCCGGCCTACCTCTGCATGCAGACGGACCTGGCAGAGGCGGTAGCCAGAACCGGGAAGGCGGTCAACATCAAACGGGGGCAGTTCCTCGCCCCAGAGAATATCTCCAAACCTGTGAAGAAGATCGAGCGCATGGGAAACCGCCGGATCCTCGTTACGGAGCGGGGCTACACTTTCGGTTACAACGACTTGATCGTCGATCCTCGGAGTTTTCACATCATGCGCCAGGCCGGCTATCCTGTCGTCTTCGACGTCACCCATGCGGTACGCCGCTATGGCATCCCAAGCTCTGATCCTCGGGGAGGCAGCCGTGAGTACCTGCCCGTTCTCGGCCGTGCCGGAGTGGCTGCCGGCGTGGATGGACTCTTCATCGAGTGCCATCCCAACCCGCCGGAGGCAAGATGCGACGCCTCCAGCCAGATGTACCTAGACGACCTTGAGGAGTACCTTAAGCCTCTCCTCGAGATCAACGCCATAGTAAAGGAGGGGTAG
- the kdsB gene encoding 3-deoxy-manno-octulosonate cytidylyltransferase: MQDRAVAVIPARLHSTRLPRKVLLDIAGKPMLRHVYDRTRSARSIRRVLVATDSTEVADPVREWGGEVVVTDPGLPSGTARIASIVDSLDGEIIVNVQGDQPLVEPTLIDGLVRAFEGTGADIVTPVFRVTRVSDLTDPGIAKVVRARDGRALYFSRSPIPYVRDVPMAEWPKRATFWAQYGIYGFRRRVLVDFNASLPPSALEKAEKLEQLRFLEAGYAIHTFTTRFRQVAVDTPEDLARVRAILESRPKGEPD; encoded by the coding sequence ATGCAGGACAGAGCAGTCGCCGTTATTCCGGCACGCCTCCATTCTACCAGGCTGCCCCGCAAGGTGCTCCTCGATATCGCCGGTAAACCGATGCTCCGTCACGTGTACGATCGCACCCGTTCGGCTCGGAGCATCCGGCGTGTTCTGGTGGCAACCGACAGCACCGAGGTGGCCGACCCGGTTCGGGAATGGGGGGGAGAAGTCGTTGTCACCGATCCCGGACTCCCCTCTGGAACCGCTCGCATCGCCTCGATCGTAGACAGCCTCGATGGGGAGATCATCGTCAACGTCCAAGGAGACCAACCCCTAGTGGAACCCACGTTGATCGATGGGCTGGTCAGGGCATTCGAGGGCACCGGGGCCGACATCGTGACCCCCGTGTTTCGAGTAACACGGGTCTCGGACCTCACCGACCCGGGTATCGCTAAGGTAGTCAGGGCCAGAGACGGTCGCGCCCTCTACTTTTCGAGGAGCCCTATTCCCTATGTGCGAGATGTGCCGATGGCCGAATGGCCGAAAAGGGCCACCTTTTGGGCGCAGTACGGCATCTACGGCTTCAGGCGGCGGGTACTCGTGGATTTCAACGCCTCCCTGCCGCCGAGTGCTCTTGAAAAAGCTGAAAAACTCGAACAGCTCAGATTTCTGGAAGCAGGCTATGCGATCCACACTTTCACCACCCGTTTCCGCCAGGTAGCCGTGGACACCCCTGAGGATCTGGCCCGGGTTCGCGCCATCCTGGAGTCGCGGCCAAAGGGAGAGCCGGATTAG
- a CDS encoding septum formation initiator family protein has translation MKKKIYAALFLVFFLIMSLLTIFGDNGLLRAFRLKGDLEKLTRTNASLRRENTALMEEIGYLRGDRRYLELQAHKQGLVRQGEIIFRFEKER, from the coding sequence ATGAAGAAAAAAATATATGCGGCTCTTTTCCTGGTTTTTTTCTTGATTATGAGCCTGCTGACTATTTTCGGCGATAACGGACTGCTCAGAGCTTTCAGGTTGAAGGGAGATCTGGAGAAACTGACCAGAACGAATGCGTCGCTGCGCCGGGAGAACACGGCCCTGATGGAGGAGATCGGTTACTTGAGAGGGGATAGGAGGTACCTGGAGCTCCAGGCTCACAAGCAAGGGCTGGTCAGGCAAGGTGAGATCATCTTCCGGTTTGAGAAAGAACGGTAA
- a CDS encoding lysophospholipid acyltransferase family protein: MRSFLVYLLLRVLTFVVDILPLEFALRTGRCLGGWAFRVVRNRRRVALDNLRTAFGAEKSPGELEAIARETFRNLGMTLVEFLRMPRLGMDYVRRYVRLEGRQHLDQALADGKGVIALTFHFGNWEMPGLGASLFGYPIVALAQRIHNPWIDRYVRRTREAAGVTILPKRQVSRQVISHLRQGKIVAIFVDQRERTKSQVKVDFFGKKAPTTPSPVVFSLRTGAPMIPIFTIRENNSHHRVTIGRPLVPVTTGDMDKDLETNTAIYTEILENMVRQHPDQYFWLHHRWGGKKRRHRRRTR, encoded by the coding sequence GTGAGATCCTTTCTTGTTTATCTGCTCCTCCGGGTCCTCACCTTTGTCGTTGACATTCTCCCTCTGGAGTTCGCCCTGAGGACGGGTCGATGCCTTGGGGGGTGGGCCTTCAGAGTCGTGAGGAATCGTAGAAGAGTCGCCTTGGACAATCTCCGGACAGCCTTTGGTGCGGAGAAATCCCCTGGAGAATTGGAGGCCATTGCAAGAGAGACTTTCCGTAATTTGGGGATGACTCTTGTCGAGTTCCTCAGGATGCCCAGGCTCGGTATGGACTATGTCCGCCGATACGTTCGCCTGGAAGGCAGGCAGCATCTGGACCAGGCCCTGGCTGACGGAAAGGGCGTGATCGCCCTGACCTTCCACTTTGGCAACTGGGAGATGCCCGGGCTGGGAGCCTCTTTGTTCGGATATCCGATCGTCGCCCTGGCCCAGAGGATCCATAATCCATGGATCGATCGTTATGTGAGAAGGACGCGGGAGGCTGCTGGAGTGACGATCCTTCCCAAGCGCCAGGTGAGCCGTCAGGTAATAAGCCATCTGCGTCAGGGAAAGATAGTAGCTATTTTCGTGGACCAGCGGGAGAGAACCAAGAGTCAGGTCAAGGTCGATTTCTTCGGCAAGAAGGCTCCCACTACGCCTTCCCCTGTGGTTTTCTCGCTCAGAACCGGGGCGCCTATGATCCCGATCTTCACCATCAGGGAAAACAATAGCCATCACCGAGTCACCATCGGGAGGCCTCTTGTACCGGTGACCACTGGAGACATGGACAAGGATCTCGAAACCAATACCGCGATCTACACCGAGATCCTGGAGAATATGGTAAGGCAGCATCCGGACCAGTATTTCTGGCTCCACCACCGGTGGGGTGGAAAGAAGAGGAGGCACCGTCGCAGGACACGGTAG
- a CDS encoding adenylyltransferase/cytidyltransferase family protein, producing the protein MGGNKFIADQEDLLKIVDRLKSRGKRIVLTNGCFDLLHVGHIRCLRGAKELGDVLIVAVNSDESMRKLKRAGRPIMPEGERVEILEALECVDYITLFSEEKVDRLLLALKPHVHAKGTDYTEETVPERDAVLSYGGEIAIVGDSKSHSTTELIRSITETAARGPR; encoded by the coding sequence ATGGGGGGGAACAAATTCATCGCAGATCAAGAGGATCTGCTCAAAATCGTCGACCGGTTGAAATCCCGAGGCAAGCGCATCGTTCTGACCAACGGATGTTTCGACCTCCTTCACGTGGGCCACATCCGCTGCCTGAGAGGAGCCAAGGAACTGGGCGATGTCCTGATTGTGGCGGTGAACAGTGACGAATCCATGAGAAAACTGAAACGAGCCGGCCGGCCTATCATGCCCGAGGGCGAACGAGTGGAGATTCTCGAGGCCCTGGAATGTGTGGATTACATCACACTCTTCTCCGAGGAAAAGGTCGATCGTCTTCTCCTAGCTCTCAAACCCCACGTCCATGCAAAGGGCACCGACTATACCGAGGAGACAGTGCCGGAGCGGGACGCCGTCCTCTCTTACGGCGGTGAAATCGCCATTGTGGGGGATTCCAAATCCCACTCCACGACCGAGCTCATCCGTTCGATCACCGAAACCGCGGCCAGGGGACCACGGTAG
- a CDS encoding bifunctional hydroxymethylpyrimidine kinase/phosphomethylpyrimidine kinase has translation MDIPVERFKEIIRGFENRRIAVFGDVVADIYIYGKPLRLSREAPVLVVRHEGEKILPGSAGNTIHNLSCLGVRVLPLGVVGDDEAGRALVNQFSRMNVDLEGLIVLEHRGTTTKTRIMAGDDHTSKQQVIRIDREVREPLPKEVEERLAAYLDRISGQVDALIVSDYGYNLVTPMILDKLKALAAHKTVVVDSRHRFALFSGVTAITPNESEAEAVSREKITSSKDALRVGRRLVEELDLKAVLITRGNKGMVLVERSGEAHDIAICGSDEITDVTGAGDTVAVVLTASLSVGATFYEAARLSNYAGAVVVMKSGTATASPEELLRVIEEDYKLKARS, from the coding sequence ATGGACATACCCGTCGAGAGATTCAAGGAGATTATCAGAGGGTTCGAAAACCGCAGAATCGCCGTCTTCGGTGATGTTGTGGCGGACATCTACATCTACGGCAAACCGCTGAGGCTCTCGAGAGAGGCTCCTGTCCTGGTGGTTCGCCACGAGGGAGAGAAGATCCTCCCGGGAAGCGCGGGAAACACGATCCATAACCTCTCTTGTCTGGGGGTCCGCGTCCTTCCCCTCGGCGTTGTGGGAGATGATGAGGCGGGGAGGGCTCTGGTAAATCAATTTTCACGAATGAACGTCGATCTGGAGGGCCTGATCGTCTTGGAACATCGCGGCACGACCACGAAAACCCGCATCATGGCCGGGGATGACCATACCTCAAAACAGCAGGTAATCCGTATCGATCGGGAGGTGAGAGAACCTCTCCCGAAAGAGGTGGAAGAGCGGCTGGCCGCCTACCTTGACAGGATTTCAGGCCAAGTCGACGCTCTCATTGTTTCCGATTACGGGTACAACCTGGTCACCCCGATGATTCTGGATAAGCTCAAGGCTCTTGCCGCGCACAAGACGGTTGTGGTCGATTCCAGGCACCGCTTTGCTCTCTTCTCCGGGGTGACTGCAATAACGCCCAACGAATCCGAGGCGGAGGCGGTCTCTCGAGAAAAGATAACAAGCAGCAAGGATGCTCTTCGTGTGGGGAGAAGGCTCGTCGAGGAATTGGATCTGAAGGCTGTACTCATTACCAGAGGCAACAAGGGCATGGTCCTGGTGGAGCGGTCCGGTGAGGCCCACGACATCGCGATCTGTGGCAGCGACGAGATCACCGATGTGACGGGTGCAGGGGATACGGTTGCGGTGGTTCTGACCGCTTCGTTGAGCGTAGGGGCAACTTTCTACGAAGCCGCCAGGCTGTCCAACTACGCGGGAGCCGTGGTCGTAATGAAGAGCGGCACGGCCACAGCCTCACCCGAAGAATTGCTCCGCGTCATAGAAGAGGATTACAAGCTCAAGGCTAGGTCCTGA
- the waaF gene encoding lipopolysaccharide heptosyltransferase II, with amino-acid sequence MVRSIDREITRRILVRCPNWVGDLTMATPALKAIRNGFPDSHITWLVRASLKKVIENLPYCDEILEYEERRSGFARRRLLSWAARLRERKIDLAVIFPNSFSSAFMAFLAGIKRRIGYSREGRRILLTDPIEPIREGSRIVPVPMVKYYLRITEAMECPSPPPKPELAVSLPARQEARAILARHGIDQEGMIIVMIPGAAYGSSKCWEPSYFAEVGDRLTDEYGCSLLIIPGPGEEQIAREIEAEMQNRPVVLSDPIVPLDVLMAVIQRSSLVITNDTGPRHFAVALDRPVVVIMGPTDPRYTNLNLEKTALLRENLECSPCHLKICPREHQCMTAIKPEQVIQASERLIHRFVEPHGRTGGSQRKGTA; translated from the coding sequence TTGGTCCGATCCATAGACAGGGAAATTACGCGGAGGATTCTTGTCCGTTGCCCAAACTGGGTGGGAGACCTCACCATGGCCACTCCTGCCCTGAAAGCGATCCGAAACGGGTTCCCAGACTCTCATATCACCTGGCTTGTGAGGGCCTCGCTAAAGAAGGTCATCGAAAACCTCCCCTATTGTGACGAGATCCTCGAGTACGAGGAGAGACGATCTGGTTTCGCCAGGCGGAGGCTCCTCTCCTGGGCTGCACGGCTGCGGGAGCGGAAGATCGATCTGGCCGTCATTTTTCCGAACTCCTTCAGCTCGGCCTTCATGGCTTTTCTCGCAGGCATCAAGCGTCGTATCGGTTACAGCCGCGAGGGGAGACGTATTCTCCTTACAGACCCCATAGAACCTATCCGTGAGGGCTCCAGAATCGTTCCCGTTCCCATGGTGAAATACTACCTGAGAATCACAGAGGCCATGGAATGCCCGAGCCCACCCCCAAAACCCGAACTGGCCGTTTCGCTCCCCGCCCGGCAGGAGGCCCGGGCGATCCTCGCCAGACATGGCATAGACCAGGAGGGGATGATCATCGTAATGATCCCCGGTGCGGCTTACGGTTCCTCAAAGTGCTGGGAGCCTTCCTACTTTGCCGAGGTGGGAGACCGCCTCACAGACGAATATGGATGCAGTCTGCTCATAATCCCGGGCCCGGGTGAAGAGCAAATCGCCAGGGAGATCGAGGCCGAGATGCAAAACAGGCCCGTTGTGCTCTCCGATCCCATTGTGCCCCTTGATGTCCTGATGGCGGTGATCCAAAGATCCTCCCTTGTCATTACGAACGATACCGGACCCCGGCATTTTGCCGTAGCCCTGGACAGGCCCGTGGTGGTCATCATGGGGCCTACGGATCCACGATACACCAACCTGAACCTTGAAAAGACGGCCCTTTTAAGGGAGAATCTCGAGTGCAGCCCATGCCACCTTAAGATCTGCCCTCGCGAGCATCAGTGCATGACGGCTATCAAGCCGGAACAGGTTATCCAGGCGAGCGAGAGGCTGATCCATCGATTTGTGGAGCCTCACGGCCGGACCGGAGGGTCCCAGAGAAAAGGCACGGCCTGA
- a CDS encoding B12-binding domain-containing radical SAM protein translates to MNFKAARDIFCLRLKMRILFIYPNLHAQIGFNYGIAYLSAVLRQQGHVTGLLNVNESLGYPLDIQRIIHDVKAFSPDLVGFSVVTNQLQYALRIARAVRGCTDAPFVCGGIHATVAPSEVLATGLFDYACVGEGEEALADLAHALERHEDTSRIQNLWLRRDGTIVKNRVRPFISVENLPPKDYEIFDFQKMIDAKDGWVGVMASRGCPFRCTYCFNHRLVNIYQEDTGLSPAGLNYIRHHPVDEVIGELEYLLGRYKGIRMFIFDDDLFTFRRDYVHEFCQAYKERIPLPFVCNAHVKVFDHDIAGSLRRAGCRIVKFGLESGSERVRKEILNRPMSNADIIRAFRAAHESGLHTSAFVMIGLPGESIEDLFATIDLLATIKPGRFRWSIFFPYAGTVAHELARQKGLIDFHKMQGLSNFTDESCLDFGEDHNLLIEKLAAAYPWFVNERAGFPSSATYRELVSEIEGMDRRIWEETKGTIRSRDKEVSARLTQAGKIHYAIKYNDFMGVRSDWSDP, encoded by the coding sequence TTGAACTTCAAGGCGGCCCGTGATATCTTTTGCCTGAGGCTAAAGATGCGGATTCTCTTCATCTATCCCAACCTCCACGCGCAGATCGGCTTCAACTACGGTATAGCCTATCTCTCGGCGGTCCTCCGGCAGCAGGGGCATGTCACAGGCCTTCTGAACGTCAACGAGAGTCTCGGCTATCCTCTCGACATCCAGAGAATCATACACGATGTCAAGGCCTTCTCACCTGATCTTGTGGGTTTCTCCGTGGTAACCAACCAGCTCCAATATGCCCTCCGGATCGCAAGGGCCGTTCGAGGCTGCACGGATGCTCCCTTTGTATGTGGAGGGATTCATGCGACCGTGGCCCCCTCGGAGGTTCTCGCGACCGGCCTCTTCGATTATGCCTGCGTCGGAGAAGGAGAAGAAGCCCTTGCCGACCTTGCCCATGCCTTGGAAAGACACGAGGACACCTCCCGTATTCAGAACCTGTGGCTCAGAAGGGACGGTACGATCGTCAAGAACCGGGTCCGCCCGTTCATCTCCGTCGAGAATCTCCCTCCCAAGGATTATGAGATCTTCGATTTCCAGAAGATGATCGACGCAAAGGACGGATGGGTCGGCGTCATGGCGTCCAGAGGATGCCCGTTCCGGTGCACGTACTGCTTCAACCACCGGCTGGTGAATATCTACCAGGAGGATACCGGCCTCTCCCCTGCCGGTTTGAACTACATCCGCCATCACCCCGTGGACGAGGTCATCGGCGAGTTGGAGTATCTCCTCGGCCGGTACAAGGGCATCAGAATGTTCATATTCGATGATGATCTCTTCACATTCCGAAGGGATTACGTCCATGAATTCTGCCAGGCTTACAAGGAACGAATACCCCTTCCCTTTGTGTGTAATGCCCACGTCAAGGTCTTCGACCATGACATCGCCGGAAGCCTTAGACGAGCCGGATGCCGCATCGTCAAGTTCGGCCTGGAGAGCGGAAGCGAGAGGGTCCGAAAGGAGATCCTCAACCGCCCCATGAGCAACGCAGACATCATCAGGGCCTTCCGAGCCGCCCATGAGTCGGGTCTCCATACATCCGCATTCGTGATGATCGGACTTCCCGGAGAGAGCATAGAGGATCTGTTCGCCACCATTGACCTCCTGGCTACGATTAAGCCGGGGCGGTTTCGTTGGTCTATCTTCTTCCCGTACGCCGGAACGGTCGCCCATGAACTCGCCCGGCAGAAGGGTCTCATCGATTTCCACAAGATGCAGGGCCTCTCCAACTTCACCGATGAATCTTGCCTGGACTTCGGGGAGGACCATAACCTCCTTATCGAGAAACTGGCTGCGGCGTATCCGTGGTTTGTCAACGAAAGGGCGGGTTTTCCATCTTCTGCCACATATCGCGAGTTGGTCTCAGAGATCGAAGGCATGGACAGAAGGATCTGGGAGGAAACGAAGGGAACCATCCGCTCGAGGGACAAGGAGGTGTCGGCCCGCCTGACTCAGGCCGGGAAGATCCACTATGCCATCAAGTACAACGACTTCATGGGAGTGCGAAGCGATTGGTCCGATCCATAG